The window TATACAGGCCGGTATATTCATCCGTGACATTCATTCGTTGAATTTTGCTAAATAACCGGGAATTTTCAATGGCAATGGCGGCATAGTCTGTAAGAATGGTAAGGAAGGGAAGATATTTTGTTTCAAATAAAGCCATATTTTTAACATTCACGATTTCAATAACCCCAACAATTTTTCCATGAATTTTACAAGGAACGCAAATAATTGATCTTGTTTTAAACCCGGTCATCTTATCCACTTTATTGCTGAATCTTGGATCATCTTTAACATTTGGTAAAAAAAGCGGAATGCCTGTCCGGACCACTTGTCCTGAAACACCTTCACCGGGTTCCAACCGGACTCCTTTAATCAAATCACGATTAAGACCCACAACGATATCAAAGGTTAATTCCCCGGTGGTTTCATTTTTTAAAAGGAGAGACCAGTTCTGGGCATCAATCAGTCGGCTAACTTTCACCATAATAAGTTCAAGTATCTGCTTTAAATCAAGTGTGGACGTCAAGGCTTTGCCGATTTCCACACATGCTAAAAGCGCATCGGTCTCGTATAAACATTCATTTTTATCAGATTTGCCATCAATCATATTTTTCTCCTGAGTTGGCTTGGCTGCAAGAGTAGAATAACGATAAAACTTTA is drawn from Thermodesulfobacteriota bacterium and contains these coding sequences:
- a CDS encoding sensor domain-containing diguanylate cyclase: MIDGKSDKNECLYETDALLACVEIGKALTSTLDLKQILELIMVKVSRLIDAQNWSLLLKNETTGELTFDIVVGLNRDLIKGVRLEPGEGVSGQVVRTGIPLFLPNVKDDPRFSNKVDKMTGFKTRSIICVPCKIHGKIVGVIEIVNVKNMALFETKYLPFLTILTDYAAIAIENSRLFSKIQRMNVTDEYTGLYNARYLHQIIGELIENSIPQQTEFAVVFVDIDNFKTVVDFHGHLLGTKMLKEVGQTITDCLPEKGILVKYGGDEYVIILPGSDKQEAKKQTEKILSSIRETSYLQSESRPVRVTASFGIAMYPGDADTIKDLLILADKTMYRVKNTTKDAVATL